The Peromyscus eremicus chromosome 11, PerEre_H2_v1, whole genome shotgun sequence genome includes a window with the following:
- the Taf9 gene encoding transcription initiation factor TFIID subunit 9, producing the protein MESGKMASPKSMPKDAQMMAQILKDMGITEYEPRVINQMLEFAFRYVTTILDDAKIYSSHAKKATVDADDVRLAIQCRADQSFTSPPPRDFLLDIARQRNQTPLPLIKPYSGPRLPPDRYCLTAPNYRLKSLQKKASTPAGRITVPRLSVGSVSSRPSTPTLGTPTPQTMSVSTKVGTPMSLTGQRFTVQMPASQSPAVKASIPATSTVQNVLINPSLIGSKNILITTNMVSQNTANESANALKRKREDDDDDDDDDDDDYDNL; encoded by the coding sequence ATGGagtctggcaagatggcttcTCCCAAGAGCATGCCGAAAGATGCACAGATGATGGCCCAAATCCTGAAGGATATGGGGATTACAGAATATGAGCCAAGAGTTATAAATCAGATGTTGGAGTTTGCCTTCCGATATGTGACCACAATTCTAGATGATGCTAAAATATATTCAAGCCATGCTAAGAAGGCGACTGTTGATGCAGATGATGTGCGATTGGCCATCCAGTGCCGGGCCGACCAGTCGTTCACTTCTCCTCCCCCGAGAGATTTTTTATTAGATAttgcaagacaaagaaatcaaaCCCCTTTGCCATTGATCAAGCCATATTCAGGTCCTAGATTGCCACCCGATAGATATTGTTTAACTGCCCCAAACTATAGGCTTAAGTCTTTACAAAAAAAGGCATCTACTCCTGCAGGAAGAATAACAGTTCCACGGTTAAGTgttggttcagtttctagcaGACCAAGTACTCCCACACTAGGCACACCAACTCCACAAACCATGTCTGTCTCAACTAAAGTAGGCACTCCAATGTCCCTCACAGGACAGAGGTTTACAGTGCAGATGCCTGCTTCTCAGTCCCCTGCCGTGAAAGCTTCAATTCCTGCAACATCAACAGTTCAGAATGTTCTGATCAATCCATCATTAATTGGGTCCAAAAACATCCTTATTACTACTAATATGGTATCACAAAATACAGCCAATGAGTCAGCAAATGCCCTGAAAAGAAAGCGTGAAGATGACGATGATGACGATGACGATGATGACGATGACTATGATAATTTGTAA